CACCAAGGTCATTTCTGCTATTAAAAGTTTAATTGAGCAGTGGTCTAAACGTAACCTAACGGTGCTGGGGAGAGTTACTGTAACAAAGTCGCTCCTTTTATCTAAGCTtacttttcttattttaactCTCCCCAACCCGCCTAGCAATGTTATCAAAGAATTAGACTGTATGTTCTATAACTTTATATGGAAAGGGAATGACCGTGTGTCCAGGAACCAGATGATTCAAGGCTATAGTCATGGAGGAGTTAAAATGATTGACATGCATTCGTATATAAAAGCCTTAAGGTCACCTGGATCCGCAGATTTCTAAGTTCAAATAACTTGGGTTGGGTCACTCTTTTTTTGAAGATTTCGAACACTCATTGCTGATCTATTTAAAAGGGGCCGAAAATCAAAACCATTTTTGGATTGATGTTCTTAATGCTTGGTGCAGCTTTGTTAAGTGTCATGTACAATCAAACATTCCTTCCGTAATGAACTGAATGGAGAAACCACAGAAATTGCTCGCCCTTTTTTaccatttaattttgagactttGTTGATGGATATAAAGGGCTCCACCCGTCTGTACAGTGTTTTCACCTCCAGCAAAAAAAGTTGTGCACAAGTTTATTGTTAAATGGGAAGAAAAAATTGGCGTGATTTTTCCGATTCCTCAATGGCACATTTTCTGTGGTTTACCCTTtaactgtacatgtgacaccAAGTTAAGTTGGTTCCAGTTTAGATTGGTGCATAGAATTCTGGGTGTAAACTCCTTTCTTTCTAAAAATTGGTCGGAAGAATTTtaatctgtgtactttttgtaaaagggAAGAAGAGACACTAGTCCACTTGTTTTGTAATTGCAAGGTGTCTCTGTATTTTTGGCGTCagataaaaaaaatggttgacTAATACACTGaacattgacattaattttgacaacACGACTAAGCTGTTTGGTTTTCATATTTATCGGATGAAGATGAACGACAGAAAGCCCTCATTTGTTCTtatcaaaaaggaaataaatcattattttgtaatggaAAAAATGATCTTTGTTAAGAATAACAACTTAGATAAGTTCAATACCAAATGTGAGCCTTTTGTATTGCTATGTACCAACTAAATGCCTTGCATAATCATCAAACTTCCTGTTTTTGCATTTTGCCATTTCTCTCTTAGTATCGTTCTataagtagttggttttaccagtagtttgtgtagctttgtacattgaagaaacttgaataaatttccccctccagggggaaaaaaaaaaaaaaaaaaaaaaaattaattaaattgttaaaatttgagctcaattggtcgtcgaacttgcgagataataatgaaagaaaaaaacacccttgtcacacgaagatgtgtgctttcagatgcttgaattcgagatcaACGGCACCTAGCCTAAAGCCCAAGCCAAATAAGTGACACAACCTTCGATACCAAGATGAAACCCTCTACTAAGCCCACATCCTTGACCTATTTACATGAACATTTAGCCCAAGATTTATGCGGCGCAAAGGTTGTAGGCACAATCATGTTCCGAACGACAGACGATTGTTCGTACTTGTACAATtggtacataaaacaacaactcacctaaaaggttgtcagtttcaagtggattgacgtctttaaattgttccaaattccacacgtacttgctgtttgtcttgtctttacctgcttgccattcgtcttaaacaaaacataatattgtaaaacaactagtgaaacaaatccttgcttgaTTGTTTCAATTCGTAGTATATAGCAAGAGCTTCATGTGAccgaaagaaaattaaatgctGTGGAACTATAAAAACATCTATAAAGTCAAGGTTTGATCAAgtgcaactattttgatgagaGATACTTCAACAAgaacacaacattttaaaagaacataaacaGACAAGAATAATTATAAGATGAATAGATTCAttaccattaaagacactggactatattggtaattgtcaaagaccagtcttctcacttggtgtatatcaacattatgcataaaataacaaacctatgaaaatttgagctcaattggtcggcgcagttgcgagataataatgacagaaaaaaactcccttgtcacacgaaattgtgcgctttcagatgctcatcaaaatctaattatgaggtctcgaaatcaaattcgtggaaaactacttctttctcgaaaactacgttgcttcagagggagccgtttctcacaatgttgtatactatcaacctctccccattactcgttaccaagtaaggtatgctaataattattttgagtaataaccaatagtgtccactgcatataAATAAGTTCGTCTGGATTGTTGAtgatcatgaaaaaaaagattcgtttttacaaatccaaaaataTGTACGACGTTACTAAACATATAATTGACAAAGCTCCTAGCTTAGGAGTAAAACGTAACTACTAGtactaaattatatgtaaagtatacatcatacataattttggatttgtaaaaacgaatcttttatttcagattcattaccactttatattcaagtacattcCTCCTATCTTCTATAACTACGCACCATGCTGTCTCTATGGTAATGTCAGCGCCTTGTGGCTCATGGACAGTTATCGATTCACCATTATCGACTTACCAATATTGATTTACCATTGTCGtttcaatattatcttttcccatTATCGATTCTCCATTACTGATTCACAGTTATCTTTTTACGACTATCGGTTCACCAATTATTGATCCACAAATATTATCGAATCACCATTATCGATTCACCAACATCGAATAGTGGTTATTGATTTACAAATATCGACTCACCAATATCGACTAATAATTATCGATCAACCAATTTTGATTCACCATTATCAATTCAGCATTATTGATTTCAGTAGCTCGGTTTCTATGGAATCTGGATGGGATCAGAAGCTGTTAAAGCAAAATGGTGCAATAGTCATCAATAATTGGGTTTAAATTTGGTCAGGTTTACATACCGATGAGATTTCGTCCATCATTTCTAGATCCAGCTTTAGAAGAGTCTTCAGGATACTCTGGGTCGGCAGCTTCTCTCGGTAACATTTTCATCCTTTCCCCACCCATTATAACCTGGCATAGATTAATGAAGAATtagtataaaaattaccgtaccATGAAGTTGGTGGTCGGCAAGCAGCAATGACTAGCAGGTAGGGTATTCTAGGAAGCTGATCGGAAGTGCTGCTAGTAAGTTTGAAATAATCACATTTGCCAGCCTTTCATTATGTGAgcacgctttaaaaaaaatgctaaaaaatgattaactgtttaaattgattaactgtttaaattgattaactATCGAATGCTTCCAGCTACCTGTTTCATTGCCGGTCAGTTTGTGAGATACTCtgattcaaaaaccaaaataacccaTGATATTGGTAAAGGTATCGAATAATCAAAAGGTACATTCAGAATAGTGAACGCAAACACAGGTTTGTGTCAATGTTGCAGATTGTACCTGTTTATCCTGTCCGAGTGTTATGAGTTGCTGAGCGATGTCACTGCAACCAATGTCAGTTTCCTTCTGCGGTATATCAGAGTCACACTCCCAGTCTCGATGGGGCGAATGTGCGTAAAGTGCGGCAGGGGTAGCGTGTGTCACACGGGCAGTGCTGACGAATGCCGTTGCCTTGcctttagaaagcacacaaagcaacGAAAACCTAATTTATTAGCTATTATATTCGATCGATACAATTTCAAGAACACAAgattaaaattaatacaaaacacttgacaacaaatcaatgaaagtaaatcatacttattatacacacattgactggcaatgaggtaattgTACGTCTACCCCCGAgagactttgagtgaccagaagagggacctatttcccgaggctgaaggccaagggaaataggtccctcttctggtcactaacaggcccgaggggggaatagacgtacactagttaccgaattgtgtcggtcttaaaatgtgaaataagaacaacacgtggaaaagaaaggaagttttgtagttgctgttcacggttcaagtcaagagagggcgctgtaacagggcactattttcaaagagctagttcccgcaaaacacatgcGCCCGATCACTAGACTAAGCTTATCCCACgagaccgtgtttcagccaacgagaatacagaaaaaggcaagaggtgtgttataaaacattatatgaaTATGTTGACGTTCTTTTTAACTTACCAGACTTTTGAGCAGATATCATAACAGACTCCACATTAGCATTGAGACTAGATTTACAATCTCCTTTAATAGCAGAATCGTCTAGCCCTATCACTGCTGTCTTGGTTTTAACACCACTAAAATAAGCAGTAGCCGTACCAGCCGAGTCCGGTACTTGCCTGTCGGTATTGTACGTCTAGAGGATGAAAGAGTGCAGGAAATATTCTCAGACTAAATGCTCCGTATGTTTGACCACGTGGGGCGCACTCaatatagtgggtgcgttcgtttagcttccctgggtcgaccccgatctgccccggtACTttagaatagctttgacggggctcacccgtgTTAGCgccgcctccccccccccccccccccctgcttgtggagtgggtcacttggggtgacctgaggtgcatgc
The DNA window shown above is from Asterias amurensis chromosome 18, ASM3211899v1 and carries:
- the LOC139950947 gene encoding intestinal-type alkaline phosphatase 1-like, translated to MVPHRNKPSHVTTYNTDRQVPDSAGTATAYFSGVKTKTAVIGLDDSAIKGDCKSSLNANVESVMISAQKSGKATAFVSTARVTHATPAALYAHSPHRDWECDSDIPQKETDIGCSDIAQQLITLGQDKQVIMGGERMKMLPREAADPEYPEDSSKAGSRNDGRNLIGM